A region from the Sutcliffiella horikoshii genome encodes:
- a CDS encoding ATP-binding protein, which translates to MFENVGHVLYHVLIILFPILFYYQFLNKGALGLKEKVNYRFLFIMLVMVICTMSFPIEVTDGSYYDQKLIPVILSFLYGGLLTGAIVVMSMLYYLYIIGDSNIMVMVINYFILSALLMIFRNRYSSLSLKKKISIVSFIFLLITATRAIRLFHLNEEKEIFLNVLVSIITWISLVTAIMIIENLNMQMQLQHELQRSEKLKVVSELAASVAHEVRNPMTSTRGFLQLMSQDGNLNSSQKRYIDISIEELDRAQSIIQDYLSLAKPNKQGMDRINVSKELEHVVQLMSTYTTLNNTSIRHEIEDELYIKANKDEMKQVLINLIKNAIEAIDKDGMVTVKASSSRGMVLIEIMDDGVGMTPQQVERLGTPFYSTKDKGTGIGLTISFQIIELLQGKIEVTSEVGKGSIFTIKLPMETSENS; encoded by the coding sequence ATGTTTGAGAATGTGGGGCATGTCTTATATCATGTTTTAATTATTTTGTTTCCAATTTTATTTTATTATCAGTTTTTAAATAAAGGCGCATTAGGATTAAAGGAAAAAGTTAATTATAGATTTCTGTTTATTATGTTGGTCATGGTCATTTGTACAATGTCTTTTCCGATTGAAGTAACAGATGGGTCTTATTATGATCAAAAGCTTATACCTGTCATTTTGTCGTTTTTGTATGGTGGATTGTTAACAGGGGCTATAGTCGTGATGTCCATGCTTTATTATTTATATATTATCGGAGACAGCAATATAATGGTTATGGTTATAAATTACTTCATTCTTTCAGCACTCTTGATGATATTCCGGAATAGATATTCAAGTTTGAGCTTAAAAAAGAAAATTTCTATCGTTTCCTTTATATTCTTGCTTATTACAGCAACCAGGGCGATCAGATTATTTCACCTTAATGAAGAAAAGGAAATTTTCTTAAATGTGCTTGTTTCCATCATAACCTGGATTTCTTTAGTAACGGCTATCATGATAATTGAAAATTTGAATATGCAAATGCAATTGCAACATGAATTGCAACGTTCAGAGAAGCTTAAAGTGGTTAGTGAGCTTGCAGCATCAGTTGCTCATGAGGTCAGGAATCCGATGACATCGACCCGGGGATTTCTTCAATTGATGAGTCAAGATGGAAATTTAAATAGTTCCCAAAAAAGATATATTGATATCTCTATCGAGGAATTAGACCGGGCCCAATCCATTATTCAGGACTATCTTTCACTGGCCAAACCCAATAAGCAGGGGATGGACAGGATCAATGTATCTAAGGAGTTGGAACACGTCGTCCAGCTCATGTCCACCTATACGACTCTTAATAACACGAGCATTCGTCATGAGATAGAAGATGAATTGTATATTAAGGCAAATAAGGATGAAATGAAACAGGTACTGATTAACTTGATCAAAAATGCTATTGAAGCTATTGATAAGGATGGAATGGTGACTGTTAAGGCTTCTAGCAGCAGAGGAATGGTTTTAATAGAGATCATGGATGATGGTGTGGGGATGACGCCACAACAGGTGGAAAGATTGGGGACGCCTTTTTATTCTACTAAGGATAAGGGGACCGGCATTGGTTTGACGATTTCTTTTCAAATTATTGAATTACTGCAAGGGAAAATCGAAGTAACAAGTGAGGTAGGGAAAGGAAGCATTTTTACTATTAAGTTACCAATGGAAACTAGTGAAAACAGCTAG